Part of the Plasmodium malariae genome assembly, chromosome: 9 genome is shown below.
ACAGTGTATTTTAATAagcaatattttaatttctacATAGGTAATGGAATAAAATCAAAGCACGCATTTATTCATACTTACCAACCAGGCAAAGTTTATTCAGATAAAAGTGAACTCTCGGAAGAAGACCAAACAAGTTAGGGGTTGAAAAGAGGGTGCAAGAAAACACAACGGATAAAGTGAAAtgcacacaaaaaaaaaaaaaaaaaaaaaaaaagaagtgtaccaatttaaaaaaatttattaaaatatttcttttttcttttttttttattaatttcttcCCCATTTATAAAAGTGCATTTTATTTTCGCTCAATGATTCCCATTAAGTTTATGTATGCGTCTTATAACTTTCAAATCAGAACTATGATATTCTTTACATATCTTCCTAACTCTGTCTCATATATTAGGTGGTAAGATGTATTGTTAAAACatactcttttttaataGAGCAAAGTAAAAAGATGCCACTCATTCAAAGGCTGTTCTGTCGTTTATCAgtttaacataatatatgagCTCAAATAATAACACCgaataaatattcttaaaaattatatttgatGATTATATTAAGGACCTATATAAAGGCTAAAACAGATAACagtaaatatttcattactcttaataataaaactttaCTTTAATTGAAATTTTCGTGAAAAAagtgttaataaaaatgtaaatattgtCCATGCTTTTTGCAAATCCATTTTAGCTCATATTTgcattaaaaacaaatttaatatatatttttaaaatgttgaAGATGATGAATGCGTTCTTCTgatctttaaaataatatacatgttGCTTCACAAAATGCTTAACGCTGTTATGGAATATTAACAATGATGGGGTGAAGAACACATGGAGTTAAAGATGGcccaaataaataatacatttaaatattacgcataaatatatatatatatatatatatatatatatatatatatatatatatatatatatatatatacatatacatatatccattcatgtgtgtatatattttttacgtgCGCACATTCACTAAAAACCCTGTGCAATGCAACGTTGTTTTAATGTCTTGCCCTTGCTCAGACAAAAAGGCACAGATACTGAGGAAAAACTGTGTTAGCAGAATAACTAGCTAcaaatataacattaaagcaagtataattttcaaaatatatcaaacaagtaaaattcttttttttttttttactaaaaataGAGAGTTATTATTCAAAGAcatttagaaaaagaaaaaaaaaaaaatttaaatacatCATCAAAGTAAAcacaatattattattatcatcataatTAGCAGGAATACTGAACCTTAAGATTCTACAATTCGTTAacagtataaaatatatagctATTTTGTGGtcaacatttaaaataaaacgtagcagttttaaaaaaatttatgaaaaaataacttCAAAGGGGTTtgcaactttttttttttttattttttactttttatttatttgttttattttatttttatctattcACAACAGAGTTTTccaaaagttaaaaataaatagggttacaagaaaatttaaaatataaaaacagaaacgtttacaaaaatattccaaaaaaaaaaaaaaaaaaaaaatcatatatttgtacgaGGATACAACAAAAAAGCTAATTCCACCATTTAACTAAGCCTAATCCATCCTGTTGAACAGTAccctttttcaaaaaaatattaaaaaataaaattgttaacATTGTAAAAAATTGCGAAAATTTTGAAGACTGCAAAAAAACGCAATTATtcatttctttgtttttcatGTTACTGTTATAGACATGGAGGGGGTTGATTCATCTTTATTCATGTCATTTGggtctttaaaaaaaaaaaaaaaaaaagtcataagtgcttatacatacatacgtacatacgtacatacgtacatgtatatatatatgtacacgtgCGCATTACGCGGATGAGTTAATTTCACAAACGCCGCACATTTTAATCAGagttttcttttgttttatttgtttaccGCTAAAATAGGTGTCCAAAATTCTCACCCGTATCAACTCATTTTtggtataaaaaaattttataccTTCATATGTCCAGTACCACTCTTTCTTTTCATTGTcacttcaaaaaaaataggcatcatcattattaatttatgtacGTTGTAATTATTCAGTTGTTTGTAAAATACTCATTCTTATTagactaaaaaaaaaaaaaaaaatgttcaacTTACAACTCTTTCGGTTCTCTTAAATTTGCACAGTTAACCCTTATGTTTTCAAAAAACCCCAAACTTACTGTGAACGTACAAGTAGGAAAAAAAGCTAgtaattcataattatacAATTTAAGGAATAGGACAAGGAAACAAGTTGGAGTGGCATGTATGTGAATATACACTTGTACAGGTATAAACACACACataaagcatatatatatatatatatatacatatacacccatatacacacatatgtacgtaaAAAGATGAAGACATATGAATAACTTATTATTCCGTTGGAGTCTGAGCTTTTGACAAATCCTTCAATAATTTCATTCtcaaaaggggaaaaaaaaactaagcGGAAAATTACTATAAATCTAATTTCTCCTGTTCCTCGTAgtatttccttattttttacatctAATATATCATACAGACCCACACAGAAACCAACATTTTTCAACACCTGTTATAAAGACGTAAGCACATAATACATTTCTTGCAATAGGCAATTACTATCACGCTTTGCAACACAgtttaaatgaacaaaaaaaaaaaaaaaaagaaagaaatgtCAACAAATAtgtgtaaaattatataaatgaaccCTCATTTTAAGCAAATTCTTTTATAACACACTCACAGACACTCTACAATATAAATGTTCATCTCACATTCTTTGCTTAAGTTCACacggatatatatatatatgtaaatgtatatgcatttatatatattcgtatatAATGGCcatatttccatattttgTGCAAAATTTTACCTTATCAATATATTTAGCTCTCAGTAAGTATTCTatcacattttttatatcctcATCTTTAAAATGAGCTTCAACATTTATAACATCTTCCataagaaaaagagaaaacattctaatgtaaattattaaaataaattaaaaataaaggttAAGCAACTTGTGCCATTATAAATAGGTGTTGTATTTCGCcgaaaataaacaaaaagcataaataaaaattaatatactaAAGTGTACATTatgaataaatgtataatgaAACGTGAATTAGCCTCATAATAAGTTAATTGTACATGCGTAcgtatttacatacatacatacatgaatACATTCCTATTTACTTATATTCATGTATTCCTCTCTTAAATTTTGTTCggaaaatacataaaaaaattagagtaggttataaaatacatgtatacatatacacaacTAAAAAAGTAAgagaagaataaaaaaaaaaaaaaaaaattctataaaaattttaaggaatcttaacattttatgtattatattattttacatacatttttcttattccctctttgtaaattttattatatttcccctctatatattattgtttaaatgattttatttttacatgaattattttaaaaaatatttatatatatttatgtgtataatttttttttttttttttttttaatatatttgtttttggCTACTTAATGTTGTT
Proteins encoded:
- the PmUG01_09014400 gene encoding DNA-directed RNA polymerase III subunit RPC8, putative; the protein is MFSLFLMEDVINVEAHFKDEDIKNVIEYLLRAKYIDKVLKNVGFCVGLYDILDVKNKEILRGTGEIRFIVIFRLVFFSPFENEIIEGFVKSSDSNGIIISLGFFENIRVNCANLREPKDDNEKKEWYWTYEGIKFFYTKNELIRVRILDTYFSDPNDMNKDESTPSMSITGTVQQDGLGLVKWWN